A single genomic interval of Malania oleifera isolate guangnan ecotype guangnan chromosome 11, ASM2987363v1, whole genome shotgun sequence harbors:
- the LOC131143495 gene encoding nudix hydrolase 16, mitochondrial-like, with protein sequence MSELVARTGRLQQRYENGYRLVAGCIPFKYRNSVERNGVTSEKIVEVLMINSASGPGLLFPKGGWENDETVEEAAVREALEEAGVRGELMQHLGDYQFKSKSLQDEFNPGGLCKAAVFALLVKEELQSWPEQSTRQRTWLSISEAVDCCRYPWMQEALQDGFSKWHANYIKEEEDHRTFSPASSPDSIE encoded by the exons ATGTCTGAATTGGTCGCTCGCACTGGTCGCCTTCAGCAGCGCTATGAGAATGGTTACCGCCTTGTCGCCGG GTGTATACCTTTTAAGTATAGAAATTCTGTTGAACGCAATGGTGTAACATCTGAGAAGATTGTTGAGGTACTTATGATCAATTCAGCTAGCGGGCCGGGTCTTCTGTTTCCAAAG ggtGGATGGGAGAATGACGAAACTGTTGAGGAGGCCGCCGTGCGTGAAGCTTTAGAAGAAGCTGGAGTTCGAGGGGAACTAATG CAACACTTGGGTGATTACCAATTTAAAAGCAAAAGTCTCCAAGATGAGTTTAATCCTGGAGGTTTGTGTAAAGCTGCTGTCTTTGCCTTGCTTGTGAAGGAAGAACTCCAGTCTTGGCCAGAGCAGAGCACTCGGCAGAGAACTTGGCTAAGCATTTCTGAAGCTGTCGACTGTTGCCGATATCCATGGATGCAAGAGGCCCTTCAGGATGGTTTCTCCAAGTGGCATGCCAATTATATTAAGGAGGAAGAAGACCACAGAACTTTTTCTCCTGCTAGCTCCCCGGACAGCATCGAATAG